The following coding sequences are from one Pseudopipra pipra isolate bDixPip1 chromosome 16, bDixPip1.hap1, whole genome shotgun sequence window:
- the PDPK1 gene encoding 3-phosphoinositide-dependent protein kinase 1 isoform X2, giving the protein MASTGSPLYDAVPIQSSVVLCSCSSPSMVRNEADSSTPSVISPCGSRQGSNMESTAPESRSNSSSLQQHTGQQPPQPRKKRPDDFKFGKILGEGSFSTVVLARELASSREYAIKILEKRHIIKENKVPYVTRERDVMSRLDHPFFVKLYFTFQDDEKLYFGLSYAKNGELLKYIRKIGSFDETCTRFYTAEIVSALEYLHGKGIIHRDLKPENILLNEDMHIQITDFGTAKVLSADSRQARANSFVGTAQYVSPELLTEKSACKSSDLWALGCIIYQLVAGLPPFRAGNEYLIFQKIIKLEYDFPEKFFPKAKDLVEKLLVLDATNRLGCEEMGGYGPLKAHPFFESIVWENLHLQTPPKLTAYLPAMSEDDEDCYGNYDNLLSQFGCMQVSSSASSHSLSVPETSTPQTSGGNIEQYIHDLDNNSFELDLQFSEDEKRLLLAKQAGGNPWHQFVENNLILKMGPVDKRKGLFARRRQLLLTEGPHLYYVDPVNKVLKGEIPWSLELRPEAKNFKTFFVHTPNRTYYLMDPSGNAHKWCKKIHEVWRNRYHQNAAK; this is encoded by the exons taTGATGCTGTTCCAATCCAGTCAAGTGTGGTGTTATGCTCCTGCTCATCCCCATCAATGGTGAGGAACGAAGCAGATTCCAGCACTCCATCTGTCATTTCTCCCTGTGGCAGCAGACAGGGATCTAACATGGAAAGCACAGCACCTGAATCAAGATCTAATTCCAGCTCCTTGCAGCAACATACAGGACAGCAGCCTCCACAGCCTCGAAAGAAACGACCTGATGACTTCAAATTTGGGAAAATTCTGGGTGAAGGATCTTTCTCAACG GTTGTCTTGGCTCGAGAATTGGCAAGTTCTAGAGAGTATGCCA ttaAAATTCTAGAAAAACGTCATATCATAAAAGAGAACAAGGTGCCATATGTGACACGAGAGAGAGATGTAATGTCCCGTCTGGATCACCCTTTTTTTGTGAAACTCTACTTCACCTTTCAGGATGATGAAAAGCTAT ATTTTGGGCTTAGCTATGCCAAAAACGGAGAGCTGCTAAAGTATATACGCAAAATTGGTTCATttgatgagacctgtaccagGTTTTATACTGCTGAAATTGTATCAGCCCTGGAGTATTTGCATGGGAAAGGAATAATTCACAG GGACCTTAAGCCAGAGAACATCTTATTAAATGAAGATATGCACATTCAAATAACAGACTTTGGAACAGCGAAAGTATTATCTGCAGATAGCAGACAAG CACGGGCAAATTCATTTGTTGGGACAGCACAGTATGTTTCTCCAGAACTGCTGACAGAGAAATCTGCCTGTAAAAG CTCTGACCTCTGGGCTCTGGGATGTATAATATATCAACTTGTAGCTGGATTGCCTCCATTTAGAGCCGG aaATGAATATCTTATATTCCAGAAGATAATAAAGTTGGAATATGACTTTCCAGAAAAATTTTTTCCCAAGGCAAAAGACCTTGTTGAGAAGTTATTG GTTCTAGATGCTACCAACAGATTAGGTTGTGAAGAAATGGGAGGATATGGACCTCTTAAGGCTCATCCCTTCTTTGAATCCATTGTGTGGGAGAACCTACATCTTCAGACACCTCCTAAACTTACAGCATATTTACCTGCTATGTCAGAGGATGATGAAGACTGTTATGGAAAT TATGACAATCTCCTGAGTCAGTTTGGTTGCATGCAAGTTTCTAGTTCTGCCTCTTCCCATTCACTGTCTGTCCCAGAGACAAGTACACCACAGACATCAGGAGGAAATATTGAACAGTATATTCATGATCTTGACAACAATTCCTTTGAGCTGGACTTACAGTTTTCTGAAGATGAGAAGAGGTTACTTCTGGCAAAACAAGCTGGTGGAAATCCTTG gcatCAGTTTGTAGAAAATAACTTAATCCTGAAAATGGGTCCAGTGGACAAAAGAAAg GGATTGTTTGCACGTCGGCGCCAATTGCTGCTCACAGAAGGGCCCCACTTGTATTATGTGGATCCTGTCAACAAAGTTCTAAAAGGAGAAATTCCATGGTCATTAGAGTTGCGGCCAGAAGCCAAGaattttaagacattttttgTTCATACG CCAAACAGGACATATTACCTGATGGACCCAAGTGGGAATGCTCATAAATGGTGCAAAAAGATACATGAAGTTTGGCGGAACAGATACCACCAGAATGCTGCAAAATAG
- the PDPK1 gene encoding 3-phosphoinositide-dependent protein kinase 1 isoform X3 — translation MVRNEADSSTPSVISPCGSRQGSNMESTAPESRSNSSSLQQHTGQQPPQPRKKRPDDFKFGKILGEGSFSTVVLARELASSREYAIKILEKRHIIKENKVPYVTRERDVMSRLDHPFFVKLYFTFQDDEKLYFGLSYAKNGELLKYIRKIGSFDETCTRFYTAEIVSALEYLHGKGIIHRDLKPENILLNEDMHIQITDFGTAKVLSADSRQARANSFVGTAQYVSPELLTEKSACKSSDLWALGCIIYQLVAGLPPFRAGNEYLIFQKIIKLEYDFPEKFFPKAKDLVEKLLVLDATNRLGCEEMGGYGPLKAHPFFESIVWENLHLQTPPKLTAYLPAMSEDDEDCYGNYDNLLSQFGCMQVSSSASSHSLSVPETSTPQTSGGNIEQYIHDLDNNSFELDLQFSEDEKRLLLAKQAGGNPWHQFVENNLILKMGPVDKRKGLFARRRQLLLTEGPHLYYVDPVNKVLKGEIPWSLELRPEAKNFKTFFVHTPNRTYYLMDPSGNAHKWCKKIHEVWRNRYHQNAAK, via the exons ATGGTGAGGAACGAAGCAGATTCCAGCACTCCATCTGTCATTTCTCCCTGTGGCAGCAGACAGGGATCTAACATGGAAAGCACAGCACCTGAATCAAGATCTAATTCCAGCTCCTTGCAGCAACATACAGGACAGCAGCCTCCACAGCCTCGAAAGAAACGACCTGATGACTTCAAATTTGGGAAAATTCTGGGTGAAGGATCTTTCTCAACG GTTGTCTTGGCTCGAGAATTGGCAAGTTCTAGAGAGTATGCCA ttaAAATTCTAGAAAAACGTCATATCATAAAAGAGAACAAGGTGCCATATGTGACACGAGAGAGAGATGTAATGTCCCGTCTGGATCACCCTTTTTTTGTGAAACTCTACTTCACCTTTCAGGATGATGAAAAGCTAT ATTTTGGGCTTAGCTATGCCAAAAACGGAGAGCTGCTAAAGTATATACGCAAAATTGGTTCATttgatgagacctgtaccagGTTTTATACTGCTGAAATTGTATCAGCCCTGGAGTATTTGCATGGGAAAGGAATAATTCACAG GGACCTTAAGCCAGAGAACATCTTATTAAATGAAGATATGCACATTCAAATAACAGACTTTGGAACAGCGAAAGTATTATCTGCAGATAGCAGACAAG CACGGGCAAATTCATTTGTTGGGACAGCACAGTATGTTTCTCCAGAACTGCTGACAGAGAAATCTGCCTGTAAAAG CTCTGACCTCTGGGCTCTGGGATGTATAATATATCAACTTGTAGCTGGATTGCCTCCATTTAGAGCCGG aaATGAATATCTTATATTCCAGAAGATAATAAAGTTGGAATATGACTTTCCAGAAAAATTTTTTCCCAAGGCAAAAGACCTTGTTGAGAAGTTATTG GTTCTAGATGCTACCAACAGATTAGGTTGTGAAGAAATGGGAGGATATGGACCTCTTAAGGCTCATCCCTTCTTTGAATCCATTGTGTGGGAGAACCTACATCTTCAGACACCTCCTAAACTTACAGCATATTTACCTGCTATGTCAGAGGATGATGAAGACTGTTATGGAAAT TATGACAATCTCCTGAGTCAGTTTGGTTGCATGCAAGTTTCTAGTTCTGCCTCTTCCCATTCACTGTCTGTCCCAGAGACAAGTACACCACAGACATCAGGAGGAAATATTGAACAGTATATTCATGATCTTGACAACAATTCCTTTGAGCTGGACTTACAGTTTTCTGAAGATGAGAAGAGGTTACTTCTGGCAAAACAAGCTGGTGGAAATCCTTG gcatCAGTTTGTAGAAAATAACTTAATCCTGAAAATGGGTCCAGTGGACAAAAGAAAg GGATTGTTTGCACGTCGGCGCCAATTGCTGCTCACAGAAGGGCCCCACTTGTATTATGTGGATCCTGTCAACAAAGTTCTAAAAGGAGAAATTCCATGGTCATTAGAGTTGCGGCCAGAAGCCAAGaattttaagacattttttgTTCATACG CCAAACAGGACATATTACCTGATGGACCCAAGTGGGAATGCTCATAAATGGTGCAAAAAGATACATGAAGTTTGGCGGAACAGATACCACCAGAATGCTGCAAAATAG
- the PDPK1 gene encoding 3-phosphoinositide-dependent protein kinase 1 isoform X1: MASTGSPLVSPGAGGGPQAGRAMACTGSPLYDAVPIQSSVVLCSCSSPSMVRNEADSSTPSVISPCGSRQGSNMESTAPESRSNSSSLQQHTGQQPPQPRKKRPDDFKFGKILGEGSFSTVVLARELASSREYAIKILEKRHIIKENKVPYVTRERDVMSRLDHPFFVKLYFTFQDDEKLYFGLSYAKNGELLKYIRKIGSFDETCTRFYTAEIVSALEYLHGKGIIHRDLKPENILLNEDMHIQITDFGTAKVLSADSRQARANSFVGTAQYVSPELLTEKSACKSSDLWALGCIIYQLVAGLPPFRAGNEYLIFQKIIKLEYDFPEKFFPKAKDLVEKLLVLDATNRLGCEEMGGYGPLKAHPFFESIVWENLHLQTPPKLTAYLPAMSEDDEDCYGNYDNLLSQFGCMQVSSSASSHSLSVPETSTPQTSGGNIEQYIHDLDNNSFELDLQFSEDEKRLLLAKQAGGNPWHQFVENNLILKMGPVDKRKGLFARRRQLLLTEGPHLYYVDPVNKVLKGEIPWSLELRPEAKNFKTFFVHTPNRTYYLMDPSGNAHKWCKKIHEVWRNRYHQNAAK, from the exons taTGATGCTGTTCCAATCCAGTCAAGTGTGGTGTTATGCTCCTGCTCATCCCCATCAATGGTGAGGAACGAAGCAGATTCCAGCACTCCATCTGTCATTTCTCCCTGTGGCAGCAGACAGGGATCTAACATGGAAAGCACAGCACCTGAATCAAGATCTAATTCCAGCTCCTTGCAGCAACATACAGGACAGCAGCCTCCACAGCCTCGAAAGAAACGACCTGATGACTTCAAATTTGGGAAAATTCTGGGTGAAGGATCTTTCTCAACG GTTGTCTTGGCTCGAGAATTGGCAAGTTCTAGAGAGTATGCCA ttaAAATTCTAGAAAAACGTCATATCATAAAAGAGAACAAGGTGCCATATGTGACACGAGAGAGAGATGTAATGTCCCGTCTGGATCACCCTTTTTTTGTGAAACTCTACTTCACCTTTCAGGATGATGAAAAGCTAT ATTTTGGGCTTAGCTATGCCAAAAACGGAGAGCTGCTAAAGTATATACGCAAAATTGGTTCATttgatgagacctgtaccagGTTTTATACTGCTGAAATTGTATCAGCCCTGGAGTATTTGCATGGGAAAGGAATAATTCACAG GGACCTTAAGCCAGAGAACATCTTATTAAATGAAGATATGCACATTCAAATAACAGACTTTGGAACAGCGAAAGTATTATCTGCAGATAGCAGACAAG CACGGGCAAATTCATTTGTTGGGACAGCACAGTATGTTTCTCCAGAACTGCTGACAGAGAAATCTGCCTGTAAAAG CTCTGACCTCTGGGCTCTGGGATGTATAATATATCAACTTGTAGCTGGATTGCCTCCATTTAGAGCCGG aaATGAATATCTTATATTCCAGAAGATAATAAAGTTGGAATATGACTTTCCAGAAAAATTTTTTCCCAAGGCAAAAGACCTTGTTGAGAAGTTATTG GTTCTAGATGCTACCAACAGATTAGGTTGTGAAGAAATGGGAGGATATGGACCTCTTAAGGCTCATCCCTTCTTTGAATCCATTGTGTGGGAGAACCTACATCTTCAGACACCTCCTAAACTTACAGCATATTTACCTGCTATGTCAGAGGATGATGAAGACTGTTATGGAAAT TATGACAATCTCCTGAGTCAGTTTGGTTGCATGCAAGTTTCTAGTTCTGCCTCTTCCCATTCACTGTCTGTCCCAGAGACAAGTACACCACAGACATCAGGAGGAAATATTGAACAGTATATTCATGATCTTGACAACAATTCCTTTGAGCTGGACTTACAGTTTTCTGAAGATGAGAAGAGGTTACTTCTGGCAAAACAAGCTGGTGGAAATCCTTG gcatCAGTTTGTAGAAAATAACTTAATCCTGAAAATGGGTCCAGTGGACAAAAGAAAg GGATTGTTTGCACGTCGGCGCCAATTGCTGCTCACAGAAGGGCCCCACTTGTATTATGTGGATCCTGTCAACAAAGTTCTAAAAGGAGAAATTCCATGGTCATTAGAGTTGCGGCCAGAAGCCAAGaattttaagacattttttgTTCATACG CCAAACAGGACATATTACCTGATGGACCCAAGTGGGAATGCTCATAAATGGTGCAAAAAGATACATGAAGTTTGGCGGAACAGATACCACCAGAATGCTGCAAAATAG